From one Nitrosococcus halophilus Nc 4 genomic stretch:
- a CDS encoding UDP-glucose 4-epimerase family protein → MKALITGATGFIGQHLVATLLPRGNSIRVLVRNVEKAKAIWPTSSLGVFQGDLAESLTLGNLCEGVDTVFHLASGSFVEDDDSGEAERLHRKVSVEGTGELLKLAAQAGVKRFIFISSVKAMGEGGRECLDEASPAAPQTAYGRAKLAAERVVLEAGRTYGMQVCNLRLPMVYGGGHKGNLPRMAMAIDRGWFPPLPKVENRRSMVHVDDVVQAMLLVAENPQASHQTYIVTDGYTYSSRQIYILLCQALGRHVPWWYFPAGLLRVGAKAGDLAERVLHRSVPLNSQVVYKLIGSAWYSCAKIRRELGYRPRHSLETALPEILANLDLLHSPRRSLELSQNSTEKREQG, encoded by the coding sequence ATGAAGGCACTGATTACAGGTGCGACGGGTTTTATCGGCCAACACCTAGTCGCCACATTATTACCGAGAGGAAATTCGATCCGAGTATTGGTGAGAAATGTAGAAAAGGCTAAGGCAATATGGCCTACAAGTTCGCTAGGCGTATTTCAGGGGGATCTTGCTGAATCTTTAACGCTCGGCAACTTATGTGAAGGTGTGGATACAGTCTTTCATTTGGCCAGTGGTAGCTTTGTCGAAGATGATGATAGCGGTGAGGCAGAGCGGCTCCATCGAAAAGTGTCCGTAGAGGGGACCGGAGAACTGCTAAAGTTAGCCGCACAAGCGGGTGTTAAACGGTTTATTTTTATAAGCAGTGTCAAGGCTATGGGCGAAGGGGGGCGGGAGTGTCTCGATGAGGCCAGTCCCGCGGCGCCTCAAACCGCTTATGGTCGAGCGAAGCTAGCCGCCGAACGGGTGGTGCTGGAAGCGGGCCGTACTTATGGTATGCAGGTTTGCAACCTGCGGCTTCCCATGGTGTATGGGGGTGGCCATAAGGGAAATCTCCCCCGAATGGCCATGGCAATTGATCGGGGGTGGTTTCCTCCATTGCCTAAAGTGGAGAATCGGCGTTCCATGGTCCACGTGGATGATGTGGTGCAGGCAATGTTGCTTGTCGCTGAAAACCCCCAGGCCAGCCATCAAACTTATATTGTGACCGATGGCTACACTTATTCCTCTCGCCAAATTTATATCTTGCTCTGCCAAGCATTAGGCCGACATGTCCCCTGGTGGTACTTTCCGGCAGGGCTACTTCGAGTGGGGGCTAAGGCGGGGGATCTTGCGGAACGGGTATTGCACAGAAGCGTTCCGTTGAATTCTCAAGTGGTCTACAAGCTCATTGGTTCTGCTTGGTATAGCTGCGCCAAAATACGGAGGGAGCTAGGTTACAGACCCCGGCATTCGTTGGAAACGGCCTTGCCTGAGATCCTCGCAAATCTTGATTTATTGCACTCCCCTCGGAGATCACTGGAATTGTCTCAAAATAGCACGGAGAAGCGAGAGCAAGGTTAA
- a CDS encoding glycosyltransferase family 2 protein: MKNINGEHGNKPKGARQPPLVSVVMVNFNGGWLLTEAVRSVLQADIPLEVIVVDNGSQDSSLVCLRSVVGRDPRVRVIENGRNLGFARANNIAFRQVVGDYVLLLNPDCVIRPNTLSRILEEIASRPEVGMVGCLIRNPDGTEQAGCRRSVPTPWRSFVRVLHLNRFFPYHPKFRGFVLSCQALPRESVFLEAISGAFMLVRQEGLKQVGLLDESYFLHCEDLDWCMRFRQAGWKILFVPNVEVVHYKGTCSRQRPIQVLWHKHKGMVYFYQKFFRHQYPLPLMGLVISGVWGRFFVLAGLTLLRRFVLESKARVGLRMRNTFYLSASPPKLPTSPSGAACRVEPESSDTSEVTTKRVHSS, translated from the coding sequence ATGAAAAATATCAATGGGGAGCATGGAAACAAACCAAAGGGGGCTAGGCAGCCTCCGCTTGTCTCTGTGGTGATGGTGAACTTTAATGGCGGTTGGCTGCTGACTGAGGCTGTACGCTCTGTGCTGCAAGCCGATATCCCGCTAGAGGTCATCGTTGTGGATAACGGTTCCCAAGATAGCAGCCTGGTATGTTTGCGAAGCGTCGTGGGCAGAGATCCCCGCGTTCGGGTGATTGAAAATGGCCGCAACCTAGGATTTGCACGGGCGAACAACATTGCCTTCAGGCAGGTAGTGGGAGACTATGTACTGTTGCTAAATCCCGACTGCGTTATTCGCCCAAATACGCTCTCCAGGATTCTTGAGGAAATCGCTAGCCGTCCAGAAGTGGGAATGGTCGGCTGCTTGATTCGTAACCCGGATGGAACCGAGCAGGCGGGGTGCCGCCGCAGTGTGCCTACGCCGTGGCGGAGTTTCGTCCGAGTCCTTCATTTGAATAGATTTTTCCCCTATCACCCAAAATTTCGAGGGTTTGTCCTCAGTTGCCAGGCTTTGCCTAGAGAGTCGGTATTTCTCGAAGCCATCTCGGGAGCTTTTATGTTGGTTCGGCAAGAGGGCCTAAAGCAGGTAGGTTTGCTGGATGAGAGTTATTTTCTCCATTGTGAGGATTTGGACTGGTGCATGCGCTTTCGGCAGGCGGGGTGGAAAATCCTGTTCGTCCCTAATGTGGAGGTGGTTCATTATAAAGGGACCTGTAGTCGGCAGCGGCCTATTCAAGTGCTTTGGCATAAACACAAAGGAATGGTGTATTTCTACCAGAAATTTTTCCGCCATCAATATCCCCTGCCCCTCATGGGGCTAGTGATCAGCGGGGTGTGGGGTCGCTTTTTTGTGTTGGCTGGATTGACCTTGCTACGGCGGTTTGTCCTAGAAAGTAAAGCCAGAGTCGGGTTGAGAATGCGAAATACTTTTTATTTGAGTGCGAGTCCACCAAAATTGCCTACCAGCCCTTCAGGTGCGGCATGCAGGGTTGAGCCAGAGAGTTCCGACACCTCAGAGGTGACCACGAAACGGGTTCATAGCAGTTAA